In Streptomyces sp. NBC_01551, one DNA window encodes the following:
- a CDS encoding ABC transporter substrate-binding protein: protein MTARTARGAAAATLALALITGAAACSAPSAGGAASARADSVVVGTATEPESLSPLLGYGKDGNSKIFDGLLTHDADMKLRPALAEALPEVSADGLTYTYKLRTGVKFSDGQPFSAKDVVFTYRTILDPKTNNASKSELDAVKDVTARGEDTVVFTLKYPYAPFAERTVLPIAPEHIAGRQDVNSGDFTTRPVGTGPYLLTGWSKGEKLSFKANPSYWGGEPAVKKFTMAVIKDDDVRATRLRSGELDAAILPPNLAKGLGRDKGRRTYAAKTFDYRNVTLPTHNTVTGDVAVRQALDIAVDREAMVDRLLEGAGKPAYGPVPTDSPWFTAGTERAHDLDKAKRILDDAGWRTGEDGIRVKDGVRASFPLWYTSGDKIRQDHALAFASDAKKAGIEVRTEAGTWEVIEPRMKTDAVLAGGGSPADPDFDQYLLLTSSLGGDGFNNMARYDNPAVDRALQDARESGDPAARKAAYDTVQRELVKNPGYVFLTHIDHLYVVNDTWDGLSTQVEPHDHGLGAGPWWNVETWKPKQK from the coding sequence ATGACGGCCCGGACAGCACGGGGAGCGGCCGCGGCGACGCTGGCCCTCGCACTCATCACGGGAGCGGCGGCCTGCTCGGCCCCCTCGGCGGGCGGCGCGGCGAGCGCCCGGGCGGACTCCGTCGTGGTCGGCACGGCCACCGAGCCGGAGAGCCTGAGCCCGCTGCTGGGCTACGGCAAGGACGGCAACTCCAAGATCTTCGACGGGCTGCTCACCCACGACGCGGACATGAAGCTGAGGCCCGCACTGGCCGAGGCCCTGCCGGAGGTCTCCGCGGACGGGCTCACGTACACGTACAAGCTCCGCACGGGCGTGAAGTTCAGCGACGGGCAGCCCTTCAGCGCCAAGGACGTCGTCTTCACCTACCGGACGATCCTCGACCCCAAGACCAACAACGCGTCCAAGAGCGAACTGGACGCGGTCAAGGACGTGACGGCGCGGGGCGAGGACACGGTCGTCTTCACCCTCAAGTACCCCTACGCGCCCTTCGCCGAGCGCACCGTGCTGCCCATCGCCCCCGAGCACATCGCGGGCCGGCAGGACGTCAACAGCGGCGACTTCACCACCCGGCCCGTCGGCACCGGCCCCTACCTGCTCACCGGCTGGTCCAAGGGCGAGAAGCTGAGCTTCAAGGCCAACCCGTCGTACTGGGGCGGCGAACCGGCGGTGAAGAAGTTCACCATGGCCGTCATCAAGGACGACGACGTACGCGCCACCCGGCTGCGCTCCGGCGAACTCGACGCGGCGATCCTCCCGCCCAACCTCGCCAAGGGCCTCGGCCGCGACAAGGGGCGCAGGACCTACGCCGCCAAGACCTTCGACTACCGCAACGTGACCCTGCCGACGCACAACACCGTCACCGGTGACGTGGCGGTCCGCCAGGCGCTGGACATCGCCGTGGACCGCGAGGCCATGGTCGACCGGCTCCTCGAAGGCGCGGGCAAGCCGGCCTACGGCCCCGTCCCGACCGACAGCCCCTGGTTCACGGCCGGCACCGAGCGCGCCCACGACCTCGACAAGGCGAAGAGGATCCTCGACGACGCCGGCTGGCGGACCGGCGAGGACGGCATCCGCGTCAAGGACGGGGTCCGGGCCTCCTTCCCGCTCTGGTACACCTCCGGCGACAAGATCCGCCAGGACCACGCGCTCGCCTTCGCCTCCGACGCCAAGAAGGCCGGCATCGAGGTCCGGACCGAAGCCGGGACCTGGGAGGTCATCGAGCCCCGGATGAAGACCGACGCCGTCCTCGCGGGCGGCGGCTCCCCAGCCGACCCGGACTTCGACCAGTACCTGCTGCTGACCTCCTCGCTCGGCGGTGACGGCTTCAACAACATGGCCCGGTACGACAACCCGGCCGTGGACCGGGCCCTACAGGACGCCCGCGAGAGCGGCGACCCGGCCGCTCGCAAGGCGGCGTACGACACCGTCCAGCGCGAACTGGTGAAGAACCCCGGTTACGTCTTCCTCACCCACATCGACCACCTCTACGTAGTCAACGACACCTGGGACGGGCTCAGCACCCAGGTCGAACCGCACGACCACGGCCTCGGCGCCGGCCCCTGGTGGAACGTCGAGACCTGGAAGCCGAAGCAGAAGTGA
- a CDS encoding ABC transporter permease → MIRRLVRFPWGPMARMAGRRALFAAPVLLAVTFGVFAVAALSPFDPVKAYAGTAGLTASQAELDQLRANLGVDRPLPERWWDWLTSALTGDLGTSAVMRQPVADVIGERVGWSALLALCAFAVAVLAGTGLGVLAARRQGGPLDRAVSSLAYTLEAAPAFWLGLLAIWFFSVRLGVLPSGGLTDAGSDVVTFGQVASHLVLPALVLGLSQLPWFFLYVRQGVADALDEDPVRGARARGVRERRVLLGHGLRSGMLPMLTLIGSRVPELITGALLVETVFSWPGIAAATVQAATSVDFPLLAALTVLATAAVLAGNLLSDLLYGVADPRVGFDG, encoded by the coding sequence ATGATCCGCCGCCTCGTCCGGTTCCCGTGGGGGCCGATGGCGCGCATGGCGGGGCGCCGGGCCCTGTTCGCCGCCCCCGTCCTGCTCGCCGTCACCTTCGGGGTCTTCGCCGTCGCCGCGCTGTCCCCCTTCGACCCGGTCAAGGCGTACGCCGGCACGGCCGGACTCACCGCCTCCCAGGCCGAACTCGACCAGCTGCGCGCCAACCTCGGCGTGGACCGGCCGCTGCCCGAGCGCTGGTGGGACTGGCTCACCTCGGCGCTCACCGGCGACCTCGGGACCTCGGCCGTCATGCGGCAGCCGGTGGCCGACGTCATAGGCGAACGCGTGGGCTGGTCGGCGCTGCTCGCGCTCTGCGCGTTCGCGGTGGCGGTACTGGCCGGGACGGGGCTCGGCGTGCTCGCCGCGCGCCGCCAGGGCGGCCCGCTCGACCGGGCCGTCTCCTCGCTCGCGTACACCCTGGAAGCGGCCCCCGCCTTCTGGCTCGGGCTGCTCGCCATCTGGTTCTTCTCGGTCCGCCTCGGCGTCCTGCCGTCCGGCGGGCTGACGGACGCGGGGAGCGACGTGGTCACCTTCGGCCAGGTCGCCTCCCACCTGGTGCTGCCCGCGCTGGTGCTGGGACTCTCCCAACTCCCGTGGTTCTTCCTGTACGTCCGCCAGGGCGTGGCCGACGCGCTGGACGAGGACCCCGTACGAGGAGCCCGCGCGCGGGGTGTGCGGGAGCGGCGGGTCCTGCTCGGCCACGGTCTCCGCTCCGGGATGCTCCCGATGCTGACGCTCATCGGGTCGCGGGTGCCGGAGCTGATCACCGGGGCGCTGCTGGTGGAGACCGTGTTCAGCTGGCCGGGCATCGCGGCGGCCACCGTCCAGGCGGCCACCTCGGTGGACTTCCCGCTGCTGGCGGCGCTGACGGTGCTGGCGACGGCGGCGGTGCTGGCCGGGAACCTGCTGTCCGACCTGCTGTACGGGGTCGCGGACCCGAGGGTGGGCTTCGATGGCTGA
- a CDS encoding ABC transporter permease, with protein sequence MADVRAGVGTDVSTGVSTGVRAWRSRGRDRRSTRTVRVRTSAAVVALMVAAVLLVPPLAQLDQQAVDLSMKLRPPSWAHPFGTDDVGRDLLLRCVYGLRVSLLVGLVAALAATVIGTAVGAAAGALGGWTDRLAMRAVDTLSSIPHLLLGIFIVAVFRPGVWPVVVSVALTHWLSTARIVRAEVLSLRSRPFVDAAISGGASRWRVAVRHLVPGVLPQAGLAAVLMIPHAMWHESALSFLGLGLPSHQASLGGLVQGARGSLLAGHWWPTLFPGLLLIIPTLALAGLAGAWRDRLNPRRRSELTL encoded by the coding sequence ATGGCTGACGTTCGGGCCGGCGTGGGCACTGACGTGAGCACCGGCGTGAGCACCGGCGTACGGGCCTGGCGCTCGCGCGGGCGCGACCGGCGTTCCACGCGTACCGTGCGGGTGCGGACCTCGGCGGCGGTGGTCGCGCTGATGGTGGCGGCGGTGTTGCTCGTGCCCCCGCTGGCGCAGCTGGACCAGCAGGCCGTCGACTTGTCGATGAAGCTCCGGCCGCCTTCCTGGGCCCATCCGTTCGGCACCGACGACGTCGGTCGGGACCTGCTGCTGCGGTGCGTCTACGGGCTGCGGGTCTCGCTGCTGGTCGGCCTGGTGGCGGCGCTGGCCGCGACCGTGATCGGCACGGCGGTGGGCGCGGCCGCCGGGGCGCTGGGCGGGTGGACCGACCGGCTCGCGATGCGGGCGGTGGACACCCTGTCCTCCATCCCGCACCTGCTGCTGGGCATCTTCATCGTGGCCGTGTTCCGGCCCGGGGTGTGGCCCGTCGTGGTCTCCGTCGCGCTGACGCACTGGCTGTCGACGGCCCGCATCGTGCGCGCGGAGGTGCTGTCGCTGCGGTCGCGGCCGTTCGTGGACGCGGCGATCTCGGGCGGGGCCTCGCGGTGGCGGGTCGCCGTGCGGCACCTGGTGCCGGGTGTGCTGCCGCAGGCCGGGCTGGCGGCGGTGCTGATGATCCCGCACGCGATGTGGCACGAGTCGGCCCTGTCGTTCCTGGGCCTCGGGCTGCCCTCCCACCAGGCCAGCCTGGGCGGCCTCGTCCAGGGCGCCCGGGGCTCCCTGCTCGCCGGCCACTGGTGGCCCACGCTCTTCCCCGGCCTGCTGCTGATCATCCCGACCCTGGCCCTCGCCGGCCTCGCGGGCGCCTGGCGCGACCGCCTGAACCCCCGTCGCCGCTCGGAGCTGACCCTGTGA
- a CDS encoding ABC transporter ATP-binding protein, whose translation MPGGRYVEAVTDATFDLAPGECLALVGESGCGKSVLASALLGLLPDNAETSGTAHLAPPDPGGAEPGGADLGSTRPGGAHLGAARLGVDGPGAGRLGSGAFGVDGTGRSGLELLAADERTLARVVRGRRIGLVPQSPAAHLTPVRTIRSHLEETVRELTPTPKAGLRAAAEAAARRAAFPESHLDRHPHELSGGLAQRAATALALIGDAPLLLADEPTTGLDRDLVHRTVDELRAHTREAGRALLMITHDLAAAHRIADTVAVMYAGRIVEIAAAGAFFGEPGPRHPYARGLLDALPERAFTPIPGAPPELGDLPRGCAFAARCPRADAVCRAGRPPLTEGVACHHA comes from the coding sequence ATGCCCGGCGGGCGGTACGTCGAGGCGGTCACCGACGCCACCTTCGACCTGGCCCCCGGCGAGTGCCTCGCCCTCGTCGGCGAGAGCGGCTGCGGCAAATCCGTCCTCGCCTCTGCCCTCCTCGGCCTCCTCCCCGACAACGCCGAAACCTCCGGCACGGCCCACCTCGCCCCGCCCGACCCCGGCGGGGCCGAGCCCGGCGGAGCCGACCTCGGCTCGACCCGGCCCGGCGGGGCCCACCTTGGCGCGGCCCGGCTTGGTGTGGACGGGCCCGGTGCTGGCCGGCTCGGCTCGGGTGCCTTCGGTGTGGACGGCACCGGGCGGTCCGGACTTGAGCTGCTCGCCGCCGACGAGCGGACGCTCGCCCGTGTCGTGCGCGGGCGTCGGATCGGGCTGGTGCCGCAGAGTCCGGCCGCGCACCTGACCCCGGTCCGGACCATCCGCTCGCACCTGGAGGAGACGGTCCGGGAACTCACGCCCACCCCCAAGGCAGGGCTCCGCGCAGCGGCCGAGGCGGCGGCGCGCCGGGCCGCCTTCCCGGAGAGCCACCTCGACCGCCACCCCCACGAACTCTCCGGCGGCCTCGCCCAGCGCGCCGCCACCGCCCTCGCCCTGATCGGCGACGCCCCGCTGCTCCTGGCCGACGAGCCGACCACCGGTCTCGACCGGGACCTCGTCCACCGCACCGTCGACGAGCTGCGCGCCCACACCCGCGAGGCCGGCCGCGCGCTGCTGATGATCACGCACGACCTCGCGGCAGCGCACCGCATCGCGGACACCGTCGCCGTCATGTACGCCGGGCGGATCGTGGAGATCGCGGCCGCCGGGGCCTTCTTCGGCGAACCCGGCCCCCGCCACCCCTACGCCCGGGGCCTGCTCGACGCCCTTCCCGAGCGCGCCTTCACCCCCATCCCCGGCGCCCCGCCCGAGCTCGGGGACCTGCCGCGCGGGTGCGCGTTCGCCGCCCGCTGCCCGCGCGCCGACGCCGTCTGCCGCGCCGGGCGGCCCCCGCTCACCGAAGGGGTGGCCTGCCACCATGCTTGA
- a CDS encoding ABC transporter ATP-binding protein — MLELTDITAGYDRRAPVVRGARLTLRPGEALGLLGPSGCGKSTLAKVAALLHRPDRGTVTLDGRAVTGFRHRAPRSLRVDVGVVFQQPRLSADPRLRLRDLVAEPLRATGRRKEADARVTELARRVGLGADLLARRPHEVSDGQLQRACLARALVLEPRWLVCDEMTAMLDASTTAALVGVVEEYRAETGAGLLAVGHDPVLLARWCDRTTHWEEIVKD, encoded by the coding sequence ATGCTTGAGCTGACGGACATCACCGCCGGGTACGACCGCCGCGCCCCGGTGGTGCGCGGCGCGCGGCTCACCCTGCGACCCGGCGAGGCGCTCGGGCTGCTCGGTCCCAGCGGCTGCGGGAAGTCCACCCTGGCCAAGGTCGCCGCCCTGCTGCACCGTCCCGACCGGGGCACCGTGACCCTCGACGGCCGCGCCGTGACCGGCTTTCGCCATCGGGCCCCGCGCTCCCTCCGCGTCGACGTCGGGGTCGTCTTCCAACAGCCCCGCCTGTCGGCTGACCCCCGGCTGCGGCTGCGCGACCTGGTGGCCGAGCCACTCCGCGCAACCGGCCGACGTAAGGAAGCGGACGCGAGGGTCACCGAGTTGGCGCGTCGCGTCGGCCTCGGCGCCGACCTCCTCGCCCGGCGCCCGCACGAGGTCAGCGACGGGCAGCTGCAACGCGCCTGCCTGGCACGGGCATTGGTGCTGGAGCCGCGCTGGCTGGTGTGTGACGAGATGACCGCGATGCTGGACGCCTCCACCACCGCCGCCCTGGTCGGCGTGGTCGAGGAGTATCGCGCCGAGACGGGCGCGGGCCTGCTCGCCGTCGGCCACGACCCCGTGCTGCTCGCGCGCTGGTGCGACCGGACGACCCACTGGGAAGAGATCGTCAAGGACTGA
- a CDS encoding cytochrome b/b6 domain-containing protein: MPLPSDQPRRVRRFSRAERWVHRGTAALMGLCVATAACLYLPPLAELVGRRHLVVVVHEWSGLLLLAPFLLGLASRAFRADLGRLNRFGPHDRVWLRAALRRGGDGGRLAGKFNAGQKVYAGWLGGAVLVMAGTGLLMWFTGLAPLVWRTGATFVHDWLALTLGIVLAGHIAKALADPEARRGMRTGSVEREWAEREHPLWRHGR; the protein is encoded by the coding sequence ATGCCCCTACCGTCTGACCAGCCGCGGCGCGTGCGCCGCTTCAGCCGCGCCGAGCGCTGGGTGCACCGCGGCACCGCCGCTCTGATGGGGCTGTGCGTCGCCACCGCGGCCTGCCTGTACCTGCCGCCGCTCGCGGAGCTGGTGGGCCGCCGGCACCTGGTGGTCGTCGTGCACGAATGGTCCGGGCTGCTGCTGCTCGCGCCGTTCCTGCTGGGCCTGGCCTCGCGGGCGTTCCGCGCCGATCTGGGGCGGCTCAACCGGTTCGGGCCGCACGACCGGGTCTGGCTTCGGGCCGCGCTGCGGCGCGGGGGCGACGGCGGGCGCCTCGCCGGGAAGTTCAACGCCGGTCAGAAGGTGTACGCGGGCTGGCTCGGCGGTGCGGTCCTCGTCATGGCGGGCACCGGGCTGCTGATGTGGTTCACCGGGCTCGCCCCGCTCGTGTGGCGGACCGGCGCCACCTTCGTCCACGACTGGCTGGCCCTGACCCTCGGCATCGTGCTCGCCGGCCACATCGCCAAGGCCCTGGCCGATCCGGAGGCCCGGCGCGGCATGCGCACGGGTTCCGTCGAGCGGGAGTGGGCCGAGCGCGAGCACCCGCTGTGGCGGCACGGCCGCTGA
- a CDS encoding molybdopterin-dependent oxidoreductase, which translates to MVGLGAAGLAGAPHLQRGLESVLGATADKDPTGLTGLLPNGGGFRYYSVASSVPERRPQDYRLTVDGLVERPATYTLDALRRLPQTRVVRDVQCVTGWRVPGTPFEGVSLTRLLDAAGVRPEAKAIRFSCFDGVYTESLTLPQAKRDDVMVALRMRDEPLGHSHGGPVRLYVAPMYFYKSAKWLSGITLTDDVEPGYWERLGYDVDAWVGKSNGRDDAPTV; encoded by the coding sequence ATGGTCGGGCTCGGTGCGGCCGGCCTGGCCGGGGCTCCCCACCTGCAGCGGGGGCTCGAATCCGTCCTCGGGGCCACCGCCGACAAGGACCCCACGGGGCTGACCGGGCTGCTGCCCAACGGCGGCGGGTTCCGCTACTACTCGGTCGCCTCGTCCGTCCCCGAGCGGAGGCCGCAGGACTACCGGCTCACCGTCGACGGGCTGGTCGAGCGGCCGGCCACGTACACCCTCGACGCGCTGCGGCGGCTCCCGCAGACCCGGGTGGTCCGCGACGTCCAGTGCGTCACCGGCTGGCGGGTGCCCGGCACGCCCTTCGAGGGGGTGTCGCTGACCCGGCTGCTGGACGCCGCGGGGGTGCGGCCCGAGGCGAAGGCGATCCGTTTCAGCTGCTTCGACGGCGTGTACACGGAGAGCCTCACGCTCCCCCAGGCCAAGCGGGACGACGTCATGGTGGCGCTGCGGATGCGCGACGAGCCGCTCGGCCACTCGCACGGCGGCCCGGTGCGGCTGTACGTCGCCCCGATGTACTTCTACAAGTCGGCTAAGTGGCTCTCCGGGATCACCCTGACCGACGACGTCGAACCCGGCTACTGGGAGCGCCTCGGCTATGACGTCGACGCCTGGGTCGGCAAGTCGAACGGACGCGACGATGCCCCTACCGTCTGA
- a CDS encoding CU044_2847 family protein → MSTDVHTVEVPLDGAGDGVLRVQIREVDESLARVGRGGRSVTRASRTFGEMVDSVRPVADGFVGRLSGLVHPPDEITLEFGLSLSAEADIVIASTATQANFSVTLTWNSVPAAAPAQDGAEV, encoded by the coding sequence ATGAGCACCGACGTACACACGGTCGAGGTACCGCTGGACGGCGCCGGGGACGGCGTCCTGCGGGTGCAGATCCGCGAGGTGGACGAATCGCTGGCGCGGGTCGGACGCGGCGGGCGTTCCGTGACCCGGGCGTCCCGGACGTTCGGCGAGATGGTGGACAGCGTGCGTCCGGTGGCGGACGGGTTCGTCGGACGCCTCAGCGGGCTGGTCCACCCGCCGGACGAGATCACGCTGGAGTTCGGGCTGTCCCTGTCGGCCGAGGCCGACATCGTCATCGCGAGCACCGCCACCCAGGCCAACTTCTCCGTGACCCTGACCTGGAACTCCGTCCCGGCCGCCGCGCCCGCCCAGGACGGCGCCGAAGTGTGA
- a CDS encoding PP2C family protein-serine/threonine phosphatase: protein MDHRPPPPPFSRPPEPRLALLSVPFALIAIVTVVDVLAPPDVHLGPFLVAAPAVTASFAGPWMTAFVGAVAVLAQSVVAIWRTTLTDLNHTFQIIALILISAFVTFFAHLREVHEEQLTQLRSVAEAAQQVVLRPLPARMGPLRVAAVYLAAEAEAQIGGDLYAAARTPDSTRLIIGDVRGKGLEAVGEAAIVLGAFRAAAHQEDDLPGLVAYLEAAVAADPDGGEGREGLEGDGEDLAPPGEGFTTAAVIDIPDRGASLQLVSCGHPPPLLLRGGRVIPLEVDHPAPPLGLTQFVETGFGAQSFAFEPGDMVLLYTDGVIEARDKAGTFYPLPERAADWPDDGPDALLRHLCADLLGHATGGRLGDDAAMVAIERVGGGR, encoded by the coding sequence ATGGACCACCGGCCGCCGCCCCCACCGTTCAGCCGGCCACCGGAACCGCGCCTTGCGCTGCTGTCGGTTCCCTTCGCGCTGATCGCGATCGTCACGGTGGTCGACGTCCTGGCGCCGCCCGACGTGCACCTCGGACCGTTCCTGGTCGCCGCCCCGGCTGTGACGGCCTCGTTCGCGGGGCCCTGGATGACGGCGTTCGTCGGCGCGGTGGCGGTCCTCGCACAGTCGGTGGTAGCGATCTGGCGGACCACCCTGACCGACCTGAACCACACCTTCCAGATCATCGCGCTGATTCTGATCTCGGCCTTCGTGACGTTCTTCGCGCACCTGCGCGAGGTCCACGAGGAGCAGCTCACCCAGCTCCGTTCGGTGGCCGAGGCCGCCCAGCAGGTGGTGCTGCGACCGCTGCCCGCCCGGATGGGGCCGCTGCGGGTGGCCGCCGTGTACCTGGCGGCCGAGGCCGAGGCGCAGATCGGCGGCGACCTCTACGCCGCCGCGCGGACCCCGGACAGCACCCGGCTGATCATCGGGGACGTGCGCGGCAAGGGGCTGGAGGCGGTCGGGGAGGCGGCCATCGTGCTCGGCGCGTTCCGGGCCGCCGCGCACCAGGAGGACGACCTGCCCGGGCTGGTCGCCTACCTGGAGGCGGCCGTCGCCGCCGACCCGGACGGCGGGGAGGGCCGGGAGGGCCTGGAGGGCGACGGGGAAGACCTCGCGCCGCCGGGCGAGGGCTTCACCACGGCGGCCGTCATCGACATCCCCGACCGGGGCGCGTCCTTGCAGCTCGTCAGCTGCGGGCACCCGCCGCCGCTGCTGCTGCGCGGCGGGCGGGTCATCCCTCTGGAGGTGGACCATCCGGCGCCGCCGCTCGGTCTCACGCAGTTCGTGGAGACCGGTTTCGGCGCGCAGAGCTTCGCCTTCGAGCCGGGTGACATGGTCCTGCTCTACACCGACGGGGTCATCGAGGCCCGCGACAAGGCCGGGACCTTCTACCCGCTGCCCGAGCGGGCCGCCGACTGGCCCGACGACGGACCGGACGCGCTGCTGCGCCACCTGTGCGCGGACCTGCTCGGCCACGCGACGGGCGGCCGGCTGGGGGACGACGCGGCGATGGTGGCGATCGAGCGGGTCGGCGGCGGCCGGTAG
- a CDS encoding nitrous oxide reductase family maturation protein NosD: protein MTNRQLKCLASISVVMATGIGAAAPSAGSAIHRVSAGQSIQAAVDAASPGDTVLVLPGTYQESVLITKRLTLRGYGQGRTVITPPATAPAAGNACAAAGNGICVIGSAEKSVERVTLKGLSVSGFAKSGIWASSTDRMRVEHVTAENNKVWGIAQQMSTRAVFRDNTARDNGESGLFIANTVEHEGGATDTLRSVIRDNTATGNRIGITVRRVRNLTVSGNTLTGNCGGVFVVGDEGTPRAGAMTVRDNQVRANNKFCPATTRLPAIQGSGIVLTGAEKTVVRGNSITDNVGSSPLSGGIVLFQSFVGAANTDNVIKDNVVTGNKSVDLANRGTGTGNTFTRNSCALSEPAGMC from the coding sequence ATGACGAATCGGCAGCTCAAGTGCCTCGCATCCATCTCGGTCGTGATGGCCACCGGAATCGGCGCCGCCGCGCCCTCCGCCGGATCGGCCATCCACAGGGTGAGTGCGGGCCAATCGATCCAGGCAGCGGTGGACGCCGCGAGCCCGGGAGACACCGTCCTCGTACTCCCGGGCACCTACCAGGAGAGCGTGCTCATCACGAAGCGGCTGACCCTGCGCGGGTACGGCCAGGGCCGCACCGTGATCACGCCGCCCGCGACCGCGCCGGCCGCCGGCAACGCCTGCGCCGCGGCGGGCAACGGAATCTGCGTCATAGGGTCCGCGGAGAAGAGCGTCGAGCGGGTCACCCTCAAGGGGCTCAGCGTGTCCGGCTTCGCCAAGTCCGGCATCTGGGCCAGCAGCACCGACCGGATGCGGGTCGAGCACGTGACCGCCGAGAACAACAAGGTCTGGGGCATCGCCCAGCAGATGTCCACCCGTGCCGTGTTCCGCGACAACACCGCGCGCGACAACGGGGAGTCCGGCCTCTTCATCGCCAACACCGTCGAACACGAGGGCGGGGCCACCGACACCCTCCGCTCCGTGATCCGCGACAACACCGCGACCGGCAACCGGATCGGCATCACGGTCCGCCGCGTCCGCAACCTCACCGTCAGCGGCAACACCCTCACCGGCAACTGCGGCGGCGTGTTCGTCGTAGGGGACGAGGGCACCCCCCGCGCCGGGGCCATGACCGTCCGGGACAACCAGGTCCGCGCGAACAACAAGTTCTGCCCCGCCACCACCCGCCTCCCGGCCATCCAGGGCAGCGGCATCGTCCTCACCGGAGCCGAGAAGACGGTCGTGCGCGGGAACTCCATCACCGACAACGTCGGATCCTCGCCGCTGTCGGGCGGGATCGTGCTGTTCCAGAGCTTCGTGGGCGCGGCGAACACCGACAACGTCATCAAGGACAACGTGGTGACGGGCAACAAGTCGGTGGACCTGGCCAACCGGGGCACCGGAACCGGCAACACGTTCACCCGCAACAGCTGCGCGCTCTCCGAGCCCGCCGGAATGTGCTGA
- a CDS encoding methyltransferase — protein sequence MTTVSTTPTTIATPTIEPTVIPLTTESAPAPQPAMRLRELVFGAACAAAVRAAARLGVADALGQSPATAAELAEALECETQPLRRLLRALTCYGIFVETEDGKFAHTEMSRLLREDDPHSLRYITLWCTEPWTWQAWPRLDDAVRSGGTIFHELYGKGFFDYLHEDAHESAHVFNRAMTTSSAQSALDVAELLDLTGISVVADIGGGQGHVLASLLEKHPEVRGTLLDLPGVVERADPRLREGGALAARASIVAGDCREDIPVEADLYIIKNILEWDDDSTRRTLRNVIEAARPGARVVVIENLVDDTPSMKFTTAMDLMLLLNVGGAKHTKESLVNRMTAAGLVLGEIRPVNPYLHAFECTVPLSV from the coding sequence ATGACCACGGTAAGTACCACCCCCACCACCATCGCCACCCCCACCATCGAACCCACCGTCATCCCCCTCACCACGGAGAGCGCCCCCGCCCCGCAGCCGGCGATGCGCCTGCGCGAACTCGTCTTCGGAGCGGCCTGCGCCGCCGCGGTCCGGGCGGCCGCCCGCCTCGGCGTCGCCGACGCGCTCGGCCAGTCGCCCGCCACCGCGGCGGAACTGGCGGAGGCCCTGGAGTGCGAGACACAGCCCCTGCGGCGCCTGCTCCGCGCGCTGACCTGCTACGGGATCTTCGTCGAGACCGAGGACGGGAAGTTCGCGCACACCGAGATGTCCCGGCTGCTGCGCGAGGACGACCCGCACAGCCTGCGCTACATCACCCTGTGGTGCACCGAGCCCTGGACCTGGCAGGCCTGGCCGCGCCTCGACGACGCGGTGCGCTCCGGCGGCACCATCTTCCACGAGCTGTACGGCAAGGGGTTCTTCGACTACCTGCACGAGGACGCGCACGAGTCGGCCCACGTCTTCAACCGGGCGATGACCACCTCCAGCGCCCAGTCGGCGCTCGACGTCGCGGAACTCCTCGACCTCACCGGGATCTCGGTGGTGGCGGACATCGGCGGCGGCCAGGGCCACGTCCTGGCCAGTCTGCTGGAGAAGCACCCCGAGGTACGGGGAACCCTGCTCGACCTGCCCGGCGTGGTGGAGCGGGCGGATCCGCGGCTGCGCGAGGGCGGCGCCCTGGCGGCGCGCGCCAGCATCGTCGCCGGGGACTGCCGCGAGGACATCCCGGTCGAGGCCGACCTCTACATCATCAAGAACATCCTGGAGTGGGACGACGACAGCACCCGCAGGACCCTGCGCAACGTCATCGAGGCGGCCCGCCCCGGAGCCAGGGTCGTGGTCATCGAGAACCTCGTCGACGACACCCCGTCGATGAAGTTCACCACCGCCATGGACCTGATGCTGCTGCTCAACGTGGGCGGCGCCAAGCACACCAAGGAAAGCCTGGTCAACCGGATGACCGCCGCCGGTCTGGTGCTCGGTGAGATCCGGCCGGTCAACCCGTACCTGCACGCCTTCGAGTGCACGGTGCCGCTGTCCGTCTGA